In Stomoxys calcitrans chromosome 2, idStoCalc2.1, whole genome shotgun sequence, the following proteins share a genomic window:
- the LOC106089006 gene encoding cardioactive peptide: MMTLKPVLLMWLLSVHLWLQIAQAEVDMKNHKLSGIIQWKYEKRPFCNAFTGCGKKRTSSHPPYPAIKRSDLDGDKAMLFSNDYMSEGLSDLIDINAEPAVENVQKQIMSQAKIYEAIKEASKEIFRQKNRQRQQMQEANRLMGQQPQQQQYEADRLDENDNI, encoded by the exons atgatGACTTTGAAACCTGTGTTACTTATGTGGCTATTGAGTGTTCATCTGTGGCTTCAAATCGCTCAAGCTGAGGTGGATATGAAAAAT CACAAATTGAGCGGCATCATACAATGGAAATATGAGAAGCGTCCATTTTGCAATGCTTTCACAG GGTGTGGCAAAAAACGCACTTCTTCACATCCTCCCTATCCGGCTATAAAACGCAGCGATCTCGATGGCGACAAGGCCATGTTATTCAGCAACGACTATATGTCTGAGGGCCTTTCCGATTTGATAGACATCAATGCCGAACCTGCTGTGGAAAatgtccaaaaacaaatcatgTCACAGGCCAAAATCTATGAGGCCATCAAAGAGGCTAGCAAGGAGATATTCCGTCAGAAAAATCGCCAACGTCAACAAATGCAAGAGGCCAATCGTCTGATGGGCCAGCAGCCACAACAGCAGCAGTACGAAGCGGACAGGCTCGATGAGAATGATAATATCTAG